The Passer domesticus isolate bPasDom1 chromosome 34, bPasDom1.hap1, whole genome shotgun sequence genome window below encodes:
- the SLC44A2 gene encoding choline transporter-like protein 2 isoform X4: MGGHGDNYYGKHGTPQKYDPTFKGPIYDRGCTDIVCCVLLVVAILGYVVVGVVAWTHGDPRKVIHPTDSRGQFCGQQGTPNEKKPFLFYFDIVKCASPLVLLEFQCPTTQICVSKCPDRYMTYLTAYGNAASLEYYRNFCAPEFRSSQKAPLEVLRDKECPAMLIPSTPLARRCFPAIQAKKGVIMVGNETTYDDGHGRRRNVTELLEGAKKANVVLETRQLAMKIFEDYTVSWYWIIIGLVIAMVASLIFIVLLRFLAGIMVWVMIVMVILVLGYGIFHCYMEYAKLKGEAGSDVSLTDLGFQTDLRVYLHLRQTWLAFMIILCVLELVIVLLLIFLRKRILIAIALIKEASRAVGHVMSSLLFPLCTFFLLCLCIAYWASTAVFLSTSNEAVYKVFNESACPFSGHTCKPETFNTSNVTKLCPDAQCLFAFYGGETAYHKYLIVLQFFNVFMFFWLANFVIALGQVTLAGAFASYYWAFKKPDDMPAFPLFSAFGRALRYHTGSLAFGSLVLAIVQVIRVILEYLDHRLKAAENKFAKFLLSCLKCCFWCLEKFIKFLNRNAYIMIAIYGTNFCTSARNAFFLLMRNIIRVAVLDKVTDFLFFLGKLLIVGSVGILAFFFFTQRIKLVQDTAPPLNYYWVPILTVIVGSYLIAHGFFSVYGMCVDTLFLCFLEDLERNDGSAEKPYFMSQDLRKLLKKTNKGQPDA, translated from the exons atggggggacacggggacaactACTACGGCAAACACG GAACGCCACAGAAGTACGACCCCACTTTTAAAGGTCCCATCTATGACAG GGGCTGCACCGACATCGTCTGCTGcgtgctgctggtggtggccaTCCTGGGCTACGTGGTGGTCGGCGTCGTGG CCTGGACCCACGGGGACCCCCGGAAGGTGATCCACCCCACGGACAGCCGCGGGCAGTTCTGCGGGCAGCAGGGGACCCCCAACGA gaaaaaaCCTTTCCTTTTTTACTTTGACATCGTCAAGTGCGCGAGCCcgctggtgctgctggaattCCAGTGCCCGACCACGCAG ATCTGTGTCAGCAAATGTCCTGACCGGTACATGACGTACCTGACGGCCTACGGGAACGCCGCCTCGCTGGAGTATTACCGGAATTTCTGCGCCCCCGAGTTCAGGAGCTCGCAGAAG GCTCCCCTCGAGGTGCTGAGGGACAAGGAGTGTCCGGCCATGCTCATTCCCAGCACTCCGC TGGCACGGAGGTGCTTCCCAGCCATCCAGGCCAAGAAGGGCGTCATCATGGTGGGCAACGAGACCACCTACGACGATGGCCACGGGCGCCGCAGGAACGTCACCGAGCTGCTGGAGGGGGCCAA AAAAGCCAACGTGGTGCTGGAGACCCGGCAGCTGGCCATGAAGATCTTCGAGGATTACACGGTGTCCTGGTACTGGATCATCAT AGGCCTCGTCATTGCCATGGTGGCCAGCCTCATCTTCATCGTCCTGCTGCGCTTCCTGGCCGGGATCATGGTGTGGGTGATGATCGTGATGGTGATCCTGGTGCTGGGATACG GAATCTTCCACTGCTACATGGAATATGCCAAGTTAAAAGGGGAAGCGGGGTCGGATGTGTCCCTGACTGACCTGGGCTTCCAGACCGACCTCCGTGTCTACCTCCACCTGCGGCAGACGTGGCTGGCGTTCA TGATCATCCTGTGCGTGCTGGAGCTGGTGATCGTCCTGCTGCTCATCTTCCTGCGCAAGAGGATCCTCATCGCCATCGCGCTCATCAAGGAGGCCAGCAG GGCTGTCGGTCACGTCATGTCGTCGCTGCTGTTCCCCTTGTGCACCTTCTTCTTGCTGTGCCTCTGCATCGCCTACTgggccagcactgctgt CTTCCTGTCCACCTCCAACGAGGCTGTTTACAAGGTGTTCAACGAGTCCGCGTGCCCGTTCTCTGGGCACACCTGCAAGCCCGAG ACCTTCAACACCAGCAACGTCACCAAGCTGTGCCCTGATGCCCAGTGCCTCTTCGCGTTCTACGGCGGCGAGACCGCCTATCACAAGTACCTCATCGTGCTCCAGTTCTTCAACGTCTTCATGTTCTTCTGGCTCGCCAACTTCGTCATCGCGCTGGGCCAGGTGACGCTGGCAGGTGCCTTTGCCTCCTACTACTGGGCCTTCAAGAAGCCCGACGACATGCCGGCCTTCCCGCTCTTCTCCGCCTTCGGCCGCGCGCTCCG GTACCACACCGGCTCGCTGGCCTTCGGCTCGCTGGTCCTGGCCATCGTCCAGGTCATCAGGGTCATCCTGGAGTACCTGGACCACCGGCTGAAAG CTGCCGAGAACAAGtttgccaagttcctcctgagCTGCCTCAAGTGCTGCTTCTGGTGCCTGGAGAAATTCATCAAGTTCCTCAACAGGAACGCCTACATCATG ATCGCCATCTACGGCACCAACTTCTGCACCTCGGCCCGGAACGCTTTCTTCCTGCTGATGAGGAACATCATCAG GGTGGCTGTGTTAGATAAAGTCACGgatttcctcttcttcctcgGGAAGCTCCTCATCGTGGGAAGCGTGG GAATCCTcgccttcttcttcttcacccAGCGGATAAAGCTGGTCCAGGACACGGCGCCACCGCTGAATTACTACTGGGTCCCGATTCTG ACGGTGATCGTGGGCTCCTACCTCATTGCCCACGGGTTCTTCAGCGTGTATGGCATGTGCGTGGACACCCTCTTCCTCTGCTTCT TGGAAGACCTGGAGCGCAACGACGGCTCGGCGGAGAAGCCTTACTTCATGTCCCAGGACCTGAGGAAGCTGCTCAAGAAGACCAACAAAGGCCAGCCCGACGCGTAG
- the SLC44A2 gene encoding choline transporter-like protein 2 isoform X1 translates to MDRAAGRRDRSGGYGTPQKYDPTFKGPIYDRGCTDIVCCVLLVVAILGYVVVGVVAWTHGDPRKVIHPTDSRGQFCGQQGTPNEKKPFLFYFDIVKCASPLVLLEFQCPTTQICVSKCPDRYMTYLTAYGNAASLEYYRNFCAPEFRSSQKAPLEVLRDKECPAMLIPSTPLARRCFPAIQAKKGVIMVGNETTYDDGHGRRRNVTELLEGAKKANVVLETRQLAMKIFEDYTVSWYWIIIGLVIAMVASLIFIVLLRFLAGIMVWVMIVMVILVLGYGIFHCYMEYAKLKGEAGSDVSLTDLGFQTDLRVYLHLRQTWLAFMIILCVLELVIVLLLIFLRKRILIAIALIKEASRAVGHVMSSLLFPLCTFFLLCLCIAYWASTAVFLSTSNEAVYKVFNESACPFSGHTCKPETFNTSNVTKLCPDAQCLFAFYGGETAYHKYLIVLQFFNVFMFFWLANFVIALGQVTLAGAFASYYWAFKKPDDMPAFPLFSAFGRALRYHTGSLAFGSLVLAIVQVIRVILEYLDHRLKAAENKFAKFLLSCLKCCFWCLEKFIKFLNRNAYIMIAIYGTNFCTSARNAFFLLMRNIIRVAVLDKVTDFLFFLGKLLIVGSVGILAFFFFTQRIKLVQDTAPPLNYYWVPILTVIVGSYLIAHGFFSVYGMCVDTLFLCFCEDLERNDGSPERPYYMSPELSEILLKGHLEPSKSTDSQG, encoded by the exons ATGGACCGGGCCGCGGGCAGGAGGGACCGGAGCGGCGGTTACG GAACGCCACAGAAGTACGACCCCACTTTTAAAGGTCCCATCTATGACAG GGGCTGCACCGACATCGTCTGCTGcgtgctgctggtggtggccaTCCTGGGCTACGTGGTGGTCGGCGTCGTGG CCTGGACCCACGGGGACCCCCGGAAGGTGATCCACCCCACGGACAGCCGCGGGCAGTTCTGCGGGCAGCAGGGGACCCCCAACGA gaaaaaaCCTTTCCTTTTTTACTTTGACATCGTCAAGTGCGCGAGCCcgctggtgctgctggaattCCAGTGCCCGACCACGCAG ATCTGTGTCAGCAAATGTCCTGACCGGTACATGACGTACCTGACGGCCTACGGGAACGCCGCCTCGCTGGAGTATTACCGGAATTTCTGCGCCCCCGAGTTCAGGAGCTCGCAGAAG GCTCCCCTCGAGGTGCTGAGGGACAAGGAGTGTCCGGCCATGCTCATTCCCAGCACTCCGC TGGCACGGAGGTGCTTCCCAGCCATCCAGGCCAAGAAGGGCGTCATCATGGTGGGCAACGAGACCACCTACGACGATGGCCACGGGCGCCGCAGGAACGTCACCGAGCTGCTGGAGGGGGCCAA AAAAGCCAACGTGGTGCTGGAGACCCGGCAGCTGGCCATGAAGATCTTCGAGGATTACACGGTGTCCTGGTACTGGATCATCAT AGGCCTCGTCATTGCCATGGTGGCCAGCCTCATCTTCATCGTCCTGCTGCGCTTCCTGGCCGGGATCATGGTGTGGGTGATGATCGTGATGGTGATCCTGGTGCTGGGATACG GAATCTTCCACTGCTACATGGAATATGCCAAGTTAAAAGGGGAAGCGGGGTCGGATGTGTCCCTGACTGACCTGGGCTTCCAGACCGACCTCCGTGTCTACCTCCACCTGCGGCAGACGTGGCTGGCGTTCA TGATCATCCTGTGCGTGCTGGAGCTGGTGATCGTCCTGCTGCTCATCTTCCTGCGCAAGAGGATCCTCATCGCCATCGCGCTCATCAAGGAGGCCAGCAG GGCTGTCGGTCACGTCATGTCGTCGCTGCTGTTCCCCTTGTGCACCTTCTTCTTGCTGTGCCTCTGCATCGCCTACTgggccagcactgctgt CTTCCTGTCCACCTCCAACGAGGCTGTTTACAAGGTGTTCAACGAGTCCGCGTGCCCGTTCTCTGGGCACACCTGCAAGCCCGAG ACCTTCAACACCAGCAACGTCACCAAGCTGTGCCCTGATGCCCAGTGCCTCTTCGCGTTCTACGGCGGCGAGACCGCCTATCACAAGTACCTCATCGTGCTCCAGTTCTTCAACGTCTTCATGTTCTTCTGGCTCGCCAACTTCGTCATCGCGCTGGGCCAGGTGACGCTGGCAGGTGCCTTTGCCTCCTACTACTGGGCCTTCAAGAAGCCCGACGACATGCCGGCCTTCCCGCTCTTCTCCGCCTTCGGCCGCGCGCTCCG GTACCACACCGGCTCGCTGGCCTTCGGCTCGCTGGTCCTGGCCATCGTCCAGGTCATCAGGGTCATCCTGGAGTACCTGGACCACCGGCTGAAAG CTGCCGAGAACAAGtttgccaagttcctcctgagCTGCCTCAAGTGCTGCTTCTGGTGCCTGGAGAAATTCATCAAGTTCCTCAACAGGAACGCCTACATCATG ATCGCCATCTACGGCACCAACTTCTGCACCTCGGCCCGGAACGCTTTCTTCCTGCTGATGAGGAACATCATCAG GGTGGCTGTGTTAGATAAAGTCACGgatttcctcttcttcctcgGGAAGCTCCTCATCGTGGGAAGCGTGG GAATCCTcgccttcttcttcttcacccAGCGGATAAAGCTGGTCCAGGACACGGCGCCACCGCTGAATTACTACTGGGTCCCGATTCTG ACGGTGATCGTGGGCTCCTACCTCATTGCCCACGGGTTCTTCAGCGTGTATGGCATGTGCGTGGACACCCTCTTCCTCTGCTTCT gtgAAGATCTGGAGAGAAACGATGGATCTCCGGAGAGGCCTTACTACATGTCCCCCGAGCTCAGCGAGATCCTGCTGAAGGGGCACCTAGAACCTTCCAAAAGCACCGATAGCCAAGGCTAG
- the SLC44A2 gene encoding choline transporter-like protein 2 isoform X2 yields MGGHGDNYYGKHGTPQKYDPTFKGPIYDRGCTDIVCCVLLVVAILGYVVVGVVAWTHGDPRKVIHPTDSRGQFCGQQGTPNEKKPFLFYFDIVKCASPLVLLEFQCPTTQICVSKCPDRYMTYLTAYGNAASLEYYRNFCAPEFRSSQKAPLEVLRDKECPAMLIPSTPLARRCFPAIQAKKGVIMVGNETTYDDGHGRRRNVTELLEGAKKANVVLETRQLAMKIFEDYTVSWYWIIIGLVIAMVASLIFIVLLRFLAGIMVWVMIVMVILVLGYGIFHCYMEYAKLKGEAGSDVSLTDLGFQTDLRVYLHLRQTWLAFMIILCVLELVIVLLLIFLRKRILIAIALIKEASRAVGHVMSSLLFPLCTFFLLCLCIAYWASTAVFLSTSNEAVYKVFNESACPFSGHTCKPETFNTSNVTKLCPDAQCLFAFYGGETAYHKYLIVLQFFNVFMFFWLANFVIALGQVTLAGAFASYYWAFKKPDDMPAFPLFSAFGRALRYHTGSLAFGSLVLAIVQVIRVILEYLDHRLKAAENKFAKFLLSCLKCCFWCLEKFIKFLNRNAYIMIAIYGTNFCTSARNAFFLLMRNIIRVAVLDKVTDFLFFLGKLLIVGSVGILAFFFFTQRIKLVQDTAPPLNYYWVPILTVIVGSYLIAHGFFSVYGMCVDTLFLCFCEDLERNDGSPERPYYMSPELSEILLKGHLEPSKSTDSQG; encoded by the exons atggggggacacggggacaactACTACGGCAAACACG GAACGCCACAGAAGTACGACCCCACTTTTAAAGGTCCCATCTATGACAG GGGCTGCACCGACATCGTCTGCTGcgtgctgctggtggtggccaTCCTGGGCTACGTGGTGGTCGGCGTCGTGG CCTGGACCCACGGGGACCCCCGGAAGGTGATCCACCCCACGGACAGCCGCGGGCAGTTCTGCGGGCAGCAGGGGACCCCCAACGA gaaaaaaCCTTTCCTTTTTTACTTTGACATCGTCAAGTGCGCGAGCCcgctggtgctgctggaattCCAGTGCCCGACCACGCAG ATCTGTGTCAGCAAATGTCCTGACCGGTACATGACGTACCTGACGGCCTACGGGAACGCCGCCTCGCTGGAGTATTACCGGAATTTCTGCGCCCCCGAGTTCAGGAGCTCGCAGAAG GCTCCCCTCGAGGTGCTGAGGGACAAGGAGTGTCCGGCCATGCTCATTCCCAGCACTCCGC TGGCACGGAGGTGCTTCCCAGCCATCCAGGCCAAGAAGGGCGTCATCATGGTGGGCAACGAGACCACCTACGACGATGGCCACGGGCGCCGCAGGAACGTCACCGAGCTGCTGGAGGGGGCCAA AAAAGCCAACGTGGTGCTGGAGACCCGGCAGCTGGCCATGAAGATCTTCGAGGATTACACGGTGTCCTGGTACTGGATCATCAT AGGCCTCGTCATTGCCATGGTGGCCAGCCTCATCTTCATCGTCCTGCTGCGCTTCCTGGCCGGGATCATGGTGTGGGTGATGATCGTGATGGTGATCCTGGTGCTGGGATACG GAATCTTCCACTGCTACATGGAATATGCCAAGTTAAAAGGGGAAGCGGGGTCGGATGTGTCCCTGACTGACCTGGGCTTCCAGACCGACCTCCGTGTCTACCTCCACCTGCGGCAGACGTGGCTGGCGTTCA TGATCATCCTGTGCGTGCTGGAGCTGGTGATCGTCCTGCTGCTCATCTTCCTGCGCAAGAGGATCCTCATCGCCATCGCGCTCATCAAGGAGGCCAGCAG GGCTGTCGGTCACGTCATGTCGTCGCTGCTGTTCCCCTTGTGCACCTTCTTCTTGCTGTGCCTCTGCATCGCCTACTgggccagcactgctgt CTTCCTGTCCACCTCCAACGAGGCTGTTTACAAGGTGTTCAACGAGTCCGCGTGCCCGTTCTCTGGGCACACCTGCAAGCCCGAG ACCTTCAACACCAGCAACGTCACCAAGCTGTGCCCTGATGCCCAGTGCCTCTTCGCGTTCTACGGCGGCGAGACCGCCTATCACAAGTACCTCATCGTGCTCCAGTTCTTCAACGTCTTCATGTTCTTCTGGCTCGCCAACTTCGTCATCGCGCTGGGCCAGGTGACGCTGGCAGGTGCCTTTGCCTCCTACTACTGGGCCTTCAAGAAGCCCGACGACATGCCGGCCTTCCCGCTCTTCTCCGCCTTCGGCCGCGCGCTCCG GTACCACACCGGCTCGCTGGCCTTCGGCTCGCTGGTCCTGGCCATCGTCCAGGTCATCAGGGTCATCCTGGAGTACCTGGACCACCGGCTGAAAG CTGCCGAGAACAAGtttgccaagttcctcctgagCTGCCTCAAGTGCTGCTTCTGGTGCCTGGAGAAATTCATCAAGTTCCTCAACAGGAACGCCTACATCATG ATCGCCATCTACGGCACCAACTTCTGCACCTCGGCCCGGAACGCTTTCTTCCTGCTGATGAGGAACATCATCAG GGTGGCTGTGTTAGATAAAGTCACGgatttcctcttcttcctcgGGAAGCTCCTCATCGTGGGAAGCGTGG GAATCCTcgccttcttcttcttcacccAGCGGATAAAGCTGGTCCAGGACACGGCGCCACCGCTGAATTACTACTGGGTCCCGATTCTG ACGGTGATCGTGGGCTCCTACCTCATTGCCCACGGGTTCTTCAGCGTGTATGGCATGTGCGTGGACACCCTCTTCCTCTGCTTCT gtgAAGATCTGGAGAGAAACGATGGATCTCCGGAGAGGCCTTACTACATGTCCCCCGAGCTCAGCGAGATCCTGCTGAAGGGGCACCTAGAACCTTCCAAAAGCACCGATAGCCAAGGCTAG
- the SLC44A2 gene encoding choline transporter-like protein 2 isoform X3 → MDRAAGRRDRSGGYGTPQKYDPTFKGPIYDRGCTDIVCCVLLVVAILGYVVVGVVAWTHGDPRKVIHPTDSRGQFCGQQGTPNEKKPFLFYFDIVKCASPLVLLEFQCPTTQICVSKCPDRYMTYLTAYGNAASLEYYRNFCAPEFRSSQKAPLEVLRDKECPAMLIPSTPLARRCFPAIQAKKGVIMVGNETTYDDGHGRRRNVTELLEGAKKANVVLETRQLAMKIFEDYTVSWYWIIIGLVIAMVASLIFIVLLRFLAGIMVWVMIVMVILVLGYGIFHCYMEYAKLKGEAGSDVSLTDLGFQTDLRVYLHLRQTWLAFMIILCVLELVIVLLLIFLRKRILIAIALIKEASRAVGHVMSSLLFPLCTFFLLCLCIAYWASTAVFLSTSNEAVYKVFNESACPFSGHTCKPETFNTSNVTKLCPDAQCLFAFYGGETAYHKYLIVLQFFNVFMFFWLANFVIALGQVTLAGAFASYYWAFKKPDDMPAFPLFSAFGRALRYHTGSLAFGSLVLAIVQVIRVILEYLDHRLKAAENKFAKFLLSCLKCCFWCLEKFIKFLNRNAYIMIAIYGTNFCTSARNAFFLLMRNIIRVAVLDKVTDFLFFLGKLLIVGSVGILAFFFFTQRIKLVQDTAPPLNYYWVPILTVIVGSYLIAHGFFSVYGMCVDTLFLCFLEDLERNDGSAEKPYFMSQDLRKLLKKTNKGQPDA, encoded by the exons ATGGACCGGGCCGCGGGCAGGAGGGACCGGAGCGGCGGTTACG GAACGCCACAGAAGTACGACCCCACTTTTAAAGGTCCCATCTATGACAG GGGCTGCACCGACATCGTCTGCTGcgtgctgctggtggtggccaTCCTGGGCTACGTGGTGGTCGGCGTCGTGG CCTGGACCCACGGGGACCCCCGGAAGGTGATCCACCCCACGGACAGCCGCGGGCAGTTCTGCGGGCAGCAGGGGACCCCCAACGA gaaaaaaCCTTTCCTTTTTTACTTTGACATCGTCAAGTGCGCGAGCCcgctggtgctgctggaattCCAGTGCCCGACCACGCAG ATCTGTGTCAGCAAATGTCCTGACCGGTACATGACGTACCTGACGGCCTACGGGAACGCCGCCTCGCTGGAGTATTACCGGAATTTCTGCGCCCCCGAGTTCAGGAGCTCGCAGAAG GCTCCCCTCGAGGTGCTGAGGGACAAGGAGTGTCCGGCCATGCTCATTCCCAGCACTCCGC TGGCACGGAGGTGCTTCCCAGCCATCCAGGCCAAGAAGGGCGTCATCATGGTGGGCAACGAGACCACCTACGACGATGGCCACGGGCGCCGCAGGAACGTCACCGAGCTGCTGGAGGGGGCCAA AAAAGCCAACGTGGTGCTGGAGACCCGGCAGCTGGCCATGAAGATCTTCGAGGATTACACGGTGTCCTGGTACTGGATCATCAT AGGCCTCGTCATTGCCATGGTGGCCAGCCTCATCTTCATCGTCCTGCTGCGCTTCCTGGCCGGGATCATGGTGTGGGTGATGATCGTGATGGTGATCCTGGTGCTGGGATACG GAATCTTCCACTGCTACATGGAATATGCCAAGTTAAAAGGGGAAGCGGGGTCGGATGTGTCCCTGACTGACCTGGGCTTCCAGACCGACCTCCGTGTCTACCTCCACCTGCGGCAGACGTGGCTGGCGTTCA TGATCATCCTGTGCGTGCTGGAGCTGGTGATCGTCCTGCTGCTCATCTTCCTGCGCAAGAGGATCCTCATCGCCATCGCGCTCATCAAGGAGGCCAGCAG GGCTGTCGGTCACGTCATGTCGTCGCTGCTGTTCCCCTTGTGCACCTTCTTCTTGCTGTGCCTCTGCATCGCCTACTgggccagcactgctgt CTTCCTGTCCACCTCCAACGAGGCTGTTTACAAGGTGTTCAACGAGTCCGCGTGCCCGTTCTCTGGGCACACCTGCAAGCCCGAG ACCTTCAACACCAGCAACGTCACCAAGCTGTGCCCTGATGCCCAGTGCCTCTTCGCGTTCTACGGCGGCGAGACCGCCTATCACAAGTACCTCATCGTGCTCCAGTTCTTCAACGTCTTCATGTTCTTCTGGCTCGCCAACTTCGTCATCGCGCTGGGCCAGGTGACGCTGGCAGGTGCCTTTGCCTCCTACTACTGGGCCTTCAAGAAGCCCGACGACATGCCGGCCTTCCCGCTCTTCTCCGCCTTCGGCCGCGCGCTCCG GTACCACACCGGCTCGCTGGCCTTCGGCTCGCTGGTCCTGGCCATCGTCCAGGTCATCAGGGTCATCCTGGAGTACCTGGACCACCGGCTGAAAG CTGCCGAGAACAAGtttgccaagttcctcctgagCTGCCTCAAGTGCTGCTTCTGGTGCCTGGAGAAATTCATCAAGTTCCTCAACAGGAACGCCTACATCATG ATCGCCATCTACGGCACCAACTTCTGCACCTCGGCCCGGAACGCTTTCTTCCTGCTGATGAGGAACATCATCAG GGTGGCTGTGTTAGATAAAGTCACGgatttcctcttcttcctcgGGAAGCTCCTCATCGTGGGAAGCGTGG GAATCCTcgccttcttcttcttcacccAGCGGATAAAGCTGGTCCAGGACACGGCGCCACCGCTGAATTACTACTGGGTCCCGATTCTG ACGGTGATCGTGGGCTCCTACCTCATTGCCCACGGGTTCTTCAGCGTGTATGGCATGTGCGTGGACACCCTCTTCCTCTGCTTCT TGGAAGACCTGGAGCGCAACGACGGCTCGGCGGAGAAGCCTTACTTCATGTCCCAGGACCTGAGGAAGCTGCTCAAGAAGACCAACAAAGGCCAGCCCGACGCGTAG